CCATTTTACTTTTGACAACGATATCTTTCTTCAATTTTCTGATATGACGATACGACAATGTATGGATGGCAAAGAATGGATAATACTGGACGAAATCGGTAAACTTGAAATTACAGAGCAAGGTTTTCACAAACTTACTGAAGGACTTCTTTTATTAAAAAAACCACATCAGAAATATCTCTTTGTAATCAGAGATACGCTCGTAGATCAGGTCGTTAAAAAATACAATATACAAAACGCCACGATACTCAAGGCTTCAAAATTAAATACACTGATCGGCATATAATCAATTTATAAAGACCTTTATAGCAGCTTGTTGATTTCCTGATGTGAGTACAAAATTATATAATCCTATCGGTAAATTATGTGTCGGAATTTCCAGGTTTTCTATGTTATTTCCTATATGAATCGATTGTTTCAATTTTCCATCAAAAGCAAATATTTTCAATTCGGAAGTTTCTTTCTTTGGATTTGATAACTTTAAACTTACAAAACCAACATTCGAAGGATTAGGGCTTAATGAAAAACTAATTTTGTCCAAATTAAAATCAGATTCGTCAGATACTGAAACGGTTCCTTTCAATGCAAAATCTGCTACAACCGGAAAATGATCCGCAGCATTAAAGTTATCGTCACTATTGAGTCCATACAATGTTCTCTCAGTCGGATCCAATGTAGCAGTATTCAGAACAAAACTATTTTTCATATCCAAAACGGAGCCTGTATAAACCATATAATCCAGTCTTCCCGCACTGAAACTGCCACCCGGACTATTCCAAGTGTACATGAAAGGCGTGCCAGCCACAAATGGTCGGACATCGTCCATATCAGAGTCATCCCAATCAGGTCTGAAAGATGGACCATACAGTTGATTGTTTATGATAGTTCCTTCCATAAGTGTTTTAACCTGCATATTTAAGCCTACAAAATTCATATCACCGGCAATGATTATGGGAGTGCCTTGTCTGATGTCAAATGGGGATGTTCCGTTTCTTACATTTCTGACGAAAGACATAATATTGTCTGTTTCTTTTTGCCGTGCATCCTCATTTTCACAACAGGGAAGGTGTGTTACAATATAGATCAATTGCCAGGTACCCATATTCAATAGAAACGCACCATTTCCGTCTATGGCCTGTGATTCTATGATCGGATATCTGCTTACAATCTGAATATCCGGGCTCACTCCTCCATGATGCCAGGTTTTTCCGAAAGGAGATGGCAGAAAGCTTTCAATCAATGCAGCGGTCGTAGAAGAACTGTTGTTATAAATTTCAGAAAATCCGATGATATCCGGTTGTAATGCTTTAAATATACGCTCAAATTCCTGTCGTTTAGAGATATTGAACAGATTGTCCCTTTCAACATTGTAAGCAATAACCCGGATTAACCTGTCATCTTGCTTCACAAAACTGTAGGTAGGTTTCTGACTTTCAATGTTAGGTCTGAATTGATAAGTAACTCCACCCACGTTATCCGGAACTCTGTCTCCTCCTGTAATGTCATCCGTGAACACCAATCGGATTGTATTACTTAATTCAATATTCTGATTGTTTACATCAAATTTTCTTTTAATGGCAATCTCAAACCTGTCACTTGTGACCGTAGGTGATGAAATCAACCCAATCGTGGCATGATTTAAAGTGGTGACTCCTAAAGTTGAATAATAGACTCCAAACCGATTGCCAAAATTATAAACAAGATCCGCTCCGATGCCATGTACGAAAGTTCCTGAGCTGTTATTAAAATCGGCATCCACAAAAAGTGTAACCCTGTTGGATGACTGCAAATTCAGCTCCTTTCCTATTTCAATATAAATAAAAAGGTAATCGTCGGTATTTGAGACTTTCATTGTTCTGAAATCGATTCCGCTAAAACCTGCATCTCCTGTTTTATCAATTATGGCGGGATTAACATCTTTCCAATCATCAAATTTGTCGTCCAACAGAATATTCTGAGCTGAAACATTAAAAGTGACCATCAAAATCAATGACAGAAACAAAAAGATGTGCTGATGTGTGATAAAATTCATGAGCAATAATACAAAAATTCAGATACTTTAGTTTACAATGTGCCTGATCTTATTCCCATCCATTATCGAATTGTCAGAGTTGTGAGAACTGTTCCAGACTAAGCGCAATGATTTTGCTTTCAGGATCAAATGTGAGCAGAGCGGATTTCATTGTTAAGATACCGAGTTGTCAGAGTTTTAGAACAACTTGCAAATCCTACAAACCCTCCTGACCACTACGCAGTAAGCGGGCAGGTCCGCAAATCCACATTTTTTTTGATGTTCCTTTTGGCTGGGAAGTACAAAAGGAACATCAAAAAAAGCCGTATTCCTAAGATCAAATGTTTCCAGATCTCCCCATCACTCACCACCGATCACTCAATCACCCCATCACATAATCACTGATCACAAGCTCCGCAAATCCGAAATTTCACAGTTCATCAAATCAGCAATTCAAGCAACTCTTGCTTTCCGTTACCACAATCCCTAAAGGGCGACCATCTCGCTATACGTATAGAATCACAAATTCAGAAGTCCCACAAATCAACCATAAACAGCAAATAG
The genomic region above belongs to Saprospiraceae bacterium and contains:
- a CDS encoding T9SS type A sorting domain-containing protein — encoded protein: MNFITHQHIFLFLSLILMVTFNVSAQNILLDDKFDDWKDVNPAIIDKTGDAGFSGIDFRTMKVSNTDDYLFIYIEIGKELNLQSSNRVTLFVDADFNNSSGTFVHGIGADLVYNFGNRFGVYYSTLGVTTLNHATIGLISSPTVTSDRFEIAIKRKFDVNNQNIELSNTIRLVFTDDITGGDRVPDNVGGVTYQFRPNIESQKPTYSFVKQDDRLIRVIAYNVERDNLFNISKRQEFERIFKALQPDIIGFSEIYNNSSSTTAALIESFLPSPFGKTWHHGGVSPDIQIVSRYPIIESQAIDGNGAFLLNMGTWQLIYIVTHLPCCENEDARQKETDNIMSFVRNVRNGTSPFDIRQGTPIIIAGDMNFVGLNMQVKTLMEGTIINNQLYGPSFRPDWDDSDMDDVRPFVAGTPFMYTWNSPGGSFSAGRLDYMVYTGSVLDMKNSFVLNTATLDPTERTLYGLNSDDNFNAADHFPVVADFALKGTVSVSDESDFNLDKISFSLSPNPSNVGFVSLKLSNPKKETSELKIFAFDGKLKQSIHIGNNIENLEIPTHNLPIGLYNFVLTSGNQQAAIKVFIN